In Juglans regia cultivar Chandler chromosome 13, Walnut 2.0, whole genome shotgun sequence, the following proteins share a genomic window:
- the LOC109005973 gene encoding uncharacterized protein LOC109005973 isoform X1, translating into MMSTISSHHYNWSLGFQEHFVKGRSGKVPFPGYSGRHPPSRRLEKLVFLHGQCLDRRYHEGIKKYRPVLASMADDGMDPDDSQDSNNEKESPKSETGGMNSEILRENLERIVGIDDSTFSGIDLANLIRNKYGRSYDVQLIKKEFMGRNLLALNVMWKYMEQRSFPLTEEEYLLRLDDVANTLKCWGAVSHIRNSLAKLKERPRIGKAVSIFIDMDESGGRANEWIYK; encoded by the exons ATGATGAGCACCATCTCAAGCCACCATTATAATTGGTCACTAGGATTTCAAGAGCATTTTGTTAAAGGAAGATCTGGTAAAGTTCCATTTCCCGGATATTCTGGTAGACATCCTCCTTCCAGAAGATTGGAAAAACTGGTTTTCCTCCATGGCCAATGCCTTGATCGTAGATATCATGAAGGTATTAAGAAATACAGGCCTGTCCTGGCCAGTATGGCGGATGATGGCATGGATCCAGATGACTCTCAAGATAGTAATAATGAGAAAGAATCCCCAAAAAGCGAAACTGGAGGA ATGAACAGTGAGATACTTCGAGAAAATCTTGAAAGAATTGTTGGCATAGATGATTCCACCTTCAGTGGAATAGACCTTGCAAACCTAATCAGGAACAAGTATGGGAGGTCTTATGATGTTCAACTAATAAAGAAG GAGTTCATGGGAAGAAATCTTCTTGCATTGAATGTGATGTGGAAGTACATGGAGCAG AGATCCTTTCCGCTTACTGAAGAAGAGTATCTATTGAGGCTTGATGATGTGGCAAACACATTGAAATGTTGGGGAGCTGTCTCACATATACGAAACAGTCTGGCAAAGTTGAAAGAGCGACCTCGGATAGGAAAG
- the LOC109005743 gene encoding protein FAR1-RELATED SEQUENCE 1-like, whose amino-acid sequence MAGIRMNKSFRSLVVGAGGFENLPFSEKDCRNYIYKAIHLRLGKCGAEALREEVQMQLTGIIDLDPELLKRDGAVKTYLVEDEVRVEEFTKLVTFSVDFSEEDADAKCSCGLFQIRGILCRHILAVFKCNGIKSLPEKYILDRWRNDIKRRYTLIDTSYDAGDQQPDASRYSSLLKICYQMITHAAGSKKHTEDATHKLHAMIELYTENQEPPSMTLTGSNVGCTQNDTATVGSSKQVLSPLVVRGKGIPPSLRRASRMEKDMRRVKGKTKKAQLKRK is encoded by the exons ATGGCTGGCATccgaatgaataagagtttcaGATCTCTCGTTGTTGGCGCTGGTGGATTCGAGAACCTTCCATTTTCAGAAAAGGATTGTCGTAATTATATCTACAAGGCAATACATCTAAGGCTTGGGAAATGTGGTGCTGAAGCGCTTCgaga GGAAGTTCAGATGCAACTTACTGGCATTATTGATTTGGATCCAGAGTTACTTAAGAGGGATGGTGCAGTAAAGACCTATCTGGTAGAGGACGAAGTTCGGGTTGAAGAGTTCACTAAGTTGGTTACATTTTCTGTGGACTTTAGTGAGGAAGATGCAGATGCTAAGTGTTCATGTGGTTTATTCCAGATTAGGGGTATATTGTGCAGGCACATTCTCGCTGTATTTAAATGTAACGGGATAAAATCCCTACCAGAGAAGTACATTTTAGACCGATGGAGGAATGATATCAAAAGGAGATACACGTTAATCGATACCAGCTATGATGCAGGGGATCAACAGCCAGATGCTTCcagatattcaagtctattaaaaATCTGTTATCAAATGATTACTCATGCAGCGGGTTCAAAAAAACATACTGAGGATGCCACACATAAGTTACACGCAATGATTGAATTATATACTGAGAATCAAGAACCCCCATCGATGACCCTCACTGGTTCGAATGTTGGTTGTACTCAAAATGACACAGCCACAGTGGGTAGCTCAAAACAAGTACTTAGTCCATTAGTTGTCAGAGGGAAAGGCATACCCCCATCCCTGAGGAGAGCATCCAGAATGGAGAAAGATATGCGAAGAGTTAAAGGAAAGACAAAGAAAGCACAATTGAAACGGAAATAG
- the LOC109005973 gene encoding uncharacterized protein LOC109005973 isoform X2, whose amino-acid sequence MMSTISSHHYNWSLGFQEHFVKGRSGKVPFPGYSGRHPPSRRLEKLVFLHGQCLDRRYHEGIKKYRPVLASMADDGMDPDDSQDSNNEKESPKSETGGMNSEILRENLERIVGIDDSTFSGIDLANLIRNKYGRSYDVQLIKKEFMGRNLLALNVMWKYMEQVSSYFHAIMGILLPLPILALFPMGNVVTT is encoded by the exons ATGATGAGCACCATCTCAAGCCACCATTATAATTGGTCACTAGGATTTCAAGAGCATTTTGTTAAAGGAAGATCTGGTAAAGTTCCATTTCCCGGATATTCTGGTAGACATCCTCCTTCCAGAAGATTGGAAAAACTGGTTTTCCTCCATGGCCAATGCCTTGATCGTAGATATCATGAAGGTATTAAGAAATACAGGCCTGTCCTGGCCAGTATGGCGGATGATGGCATGGATCCAGATGACTCTCAAGATAGTAATAATGAGAAAGAATCCCCAAAAAGCGAAACTGGAGGA ATGAACAGTGAGATACTTCGAGAAAATCTTGAAAGAATTGTTGGCATAGATGATTCCACCTTCAGTGGAATAGACCTTGCAAACCTAATCAGGAACAAGTATGGGAGGTCTTATGATGTTCAACTAATAAAGAAG GAGTTCATGGGAAGAAATCTTCTTGCATTGAATGTGATGTGGAAGTACATGGAGCAG GTTTCCTCCTATTTTCATGCGATCATGGGGATCCTGTTACCTCTTCCAATCCTAGCGCTTTTTCCAATGGGCAATGTTGTAACCACCTAA